taaaataatcaattaaaacttatttaaataaaaataaaattccataccctttattatttcatttattaaatattttattttcatgtataaatatttatatttgtatGAGTTTCTActttaaaaacaaataaaaataataataaaaaagagtgaaaattttaattagtttaatattttaatctattaaattaatattatatggataaatttcaacaattgtctctgaacttatatagttataatattatagcccttcaactttaaaatgtaatataaaaccgcataaacttttaaattttgtacaataaaattactttaactttcaattattgatttttcaactagaaactgatgtgaatagctcatGTATGGCGTTTAATCAATATTTCTTTTTTCTCTTCTAtgtaaagtataaaattattttctttatacataaaaaattattctatctataaaaaaagaaaaatttaatttacacatgacttaaaagagaaaagaaaaatattagaCTAAACTCTATACTAAAATTATTCAGATCAACATCTAactgaaaaattaataattaaaaattaaaaaaattttaaaaattaataaaattttatattatatttttaaattaaaaaattataatattatatctaAAAAAATCCCATAACAGTTATCAAAATTTACCTATTAACGCATGGATGAGTTAGTCAATACCGTGACAATTACTGTTTGAGCCATCGtcaaaattatttgtaaaaaaatatattatgaataaaaatattaaataaatcatataatttataaattaatggaTTGTGGGACCAAGTTGTAGCTCTACCCTGGCGCTAAAATTTGATGAAGGAGCTCGAGCTCGGAGCTCTGTTGTTTGTTTAGTTAAACCTCTGGTaagtttcttttttcttttttcttttttctttttttttttattatgattTTTATGATTCATTCAAAATCCTTTTCACAATGCTGCAATTACTTTCAATTCAATGAATCATTCCCCCAAATCTGCAAAATATTTCCGTTCTGGAATTAGGGTTTCGAATTTTGCAATCCTCTTTTTTTTATTCCCCGCTCGAAACTAGTCATGAACTCATTTTACACAAATCAACTGAAATTTTTCATTATCTTGTTTAAATGATGCAGTTTCGCCTAAAATGAGCAGCTCAAGGGAGGATTCTCCGGATTGGCTTCGTTGTTTTCAGGTATTATCCTACTATAAGTTGGGAATTGACCTGATTTGTGTTTCTTCTTCATGGGTCTTTCGAGTCTTTCCATGTTTGCTTAGGTGCTAATTTGAAAAGGTTTTACACTCTTGAACAGGCCCCAACTCATTCAACTGTTACATTATCCTCGGATTCTGATTCTTTGCAAAATGTTAGTCCTTCTAGGGATGATAATATTGATTCTCAATCCCCAGAAAGATACAGCAATAATGATATTGTTCCTGGTGAAAGTGGTGCAGAATCTCCATTATATCCGATTTCCAAGGCAAAGGCTCCCAAAAGGGGGGCAACTGGAGATGGAATACCAACAAAGAATGAgagaaagaagaggaagaaggagCAAAGAGAAGGTGAAATAGTGTTTCAGACGTGTCTTTTATGATTCTAAAACAGTATCaacggtatcaagaggggaaGTGACTGAAAGAAAAGTCTTATTACAACTTTTGAGCCTTTTATGTTGATTTTCTGACAGTTTTTTCATTGGGCATATTTGTTTCAAGTTACATAGGTTGTCTTTAATTTTGATACAGGGGATGGTACTGATGGGCCAGCTTCTGAGGAAGTAACACCTGATGAGGATATAGAACCTCATGTATGATATCTCTGCTCTGGCATTTTGTTATGTTTGTTGAAGTTTAGTAGGATAATTACTCAGTTATCTGTGGAAAATTTTGCTGTTATGCTAATGTCAAAACTACTTTGAAAATTATTAGTTTTGAATTCGTTCAAGAAGCTAAAAACTATCTAATGTTTTGGAATTGTGAGGGTATCTGAAGGGATTTTGTTGGATCTAAAAACTGGGGAAGGTTGTGTTTCACATTCTGCTAAAAGTGGAAAATAGTGATGTGTGCCACATCCTTGATAAGTCTTTGGTCAAGGGACCTATTGTAATGCTCCCTTCTGCATGGGGGGTAGAGATGGGAGGGGTGGATTGGTTTGTCAATTTGTCGTAGTCAATTCTCAATCTTGTGTAGCCAATAGATGTTAATGTTTGTTGTGTTGTTCATATTCTGTTAACTAAAAGCAAATTTTATTTACCTGGCTATTGGAATGGAATGGAATGCTATATTGCTTAGGAAGAATGATTAATAATGATAATCTTCATGTGCGAAGGAGATGGGCGCAATTTTCCCTTGGGGGAAAATGTGGAAGATAAAGACATTCTTTTCTTGGTGTGCTTCGCTTGATCATATTTTTTTACTTTTGATAATTTAAAGAACGGATATTTCATTTTGGCTAGTGGATGTGTTATGCATATTTAGTAGTAGGAAAGTGTACACCATTTTCTCATTATTTTGGGCTTTCGTTTTTGTTCATGTTGAAATTTACCCAATGCATTCAACGGTAGTAAAGGATATGCTCAAAGAATGCAATATGAAACTATTTTAAAGCCGAAAAAGAAATGTGGCCATATGGGGCTTACTTGGTTAGCTTTGGGTGTTTTTGAGGTAGAGAAATAATAAGAATTCTGAAGGGAAAGTTAATATAATCTATGTTCTCAAAATTGAAGGACATCCTATTTAAGCATCCATGGTTTGGGGTAAACTACTAGATATTAAATGTTAACTAATACATTagatttttcttttgtatttctttttcaattttttctCACTTTTTTTATGTTAAATGCACCCAGTATGTAAGAGATATCTGTTCAAGTAAAAGATTGTCACATGCACCCTGCATTGCAGTTTCCTCAAAGACTGGATGCATTAATTTACTTCTATTAGAAATGTTAATGCTGTTATAGTTTTGaacatttttaaatttctttaaaagTCAAATGGTTGACCACTGATGATAAGTACTCTTCTTGTCAAACAGGCAGCAAATCATTCAGTTTTGGCATTATCATCAGATTCTGAGTCTTCTCATGATAATAGCTCTAGGAGGGAGACAAAAAATATTAAACTCAAAGAGAGTGGAAAGGATGAGGCTGCAATGGTTGGTAGTAGCAGTGAAGCATTGAAGAAGGCCTTGAAGGAAAAGTCTCCTAAAAAACTGTTAAAAGTTGAGGGTCATACACACAAGAAAGAGAAGAATAAAAAGGATAATGTTCTGAAAGGTATGAAATGAGCAGAGTGACAGATCTTTTTGATTTAGAAGGggttttctcttttcctttttttgtCAATATCTTCTTTTACCCCTGGGTAGaattaatgaataaataaaacCCTTTACTGAAACTTAAGAGAAGAAAATAGCTCTGACTTATATTCCACCTTTTAGAAGTGCGTTGAATTTGACTCTCTCTTTCATATCTCAcccaaaattaaaaagaaaagggATAAAGGCAGCTTAATTGGAGATATGCAAATGATTTTGATGATGCCACAGGAGACCCTGATGCTGTAGAGGTTGCAGATGAAGACACTTCTGTGAAGCGTACTGATCCTCATGTGAGAATTATGGACATCACATATTGTTTTATTCCCTAATTCGTGGTTCATTAAATTGGCTTGACAAGTTAAAACTCCCAGGTTTCTACGTCAAGGCTGCCCTTGCTTCTCCCTGAGAAAGTCAGTCGTTCAAAGGTAGGTTTGAGTCTAAACAAATCTGCTTGCTCTGAAATAGTTCATCTGAGTTTCCAAGATGCTGTCTCACAATTTAGAATATGCAGTATGCTATTCTTATGAAAAATTTGTGCTGCAACAATTATGTTATGGTTGGAATGGCCCTGTTTCTGTTACATAGAGATGACTTTAACTGCAATTTAAATCTATGGTGGTACATAAATAAATACACGCATACACGTGCGCACCCAAATGTGAATGCACTTCCACATCTGCACATGAATTTATATCAAGTAAAAGCTATAAGGTTTGTGCAGGCACTTGTTGAATGTGAAGGGGATTCCATAGATTTGAGTGGTGATGTGGGGGCTGTTGGACGAGTAGTGATTCCAGATGCCTCATCTGGAAATCATGACATGTACTTGGATTTAAAAGGTACCTTTCTGGTTGGTGTGTTGAAAATTTCAAATATCCATTTCTTGATATCTCTAATCCTGCCAGAAGATATCTGACCCCATTTTAGTGGCTGAAAAAGTTGACTCAGTGATTCTTCAGAAATAAAATGTCCGTATCCTTTTTCCCCTCCTGAAACCACTGCGAAATAAAGTTGTTAAATTCCCAGAATTTGTACATAAATGATCAAATGCCTCAGCATTCTACTTTATTGTGTTTCTTTTTATGCTTTTTGCTTCTCTTTGGTTTTACAGTTCCACCTTGAAGATCTTATAAAATGTATTTCTTTCACCTCACCAATACTCCTAATTGTTAAACATGTCTTGACAAATGAACCTGCATCTGATTGGTTAACTTTGGTTGTTTCAGGAACGATATACAGAACAACAATAGTTCCTTCCCGGACATTTTGCGTTGTATGTCATGATCTGGACTTGTATTTTTCAGATTGTAACTCCTCCCCCTAAATACCAACAAATGAACAAAATATTTCAACGGCCTCTCGTCTTACCACCTATGTCTTATTAgcgttattatttttaatatttagcaTTCTACATATATCTTATTCTTTAGTAGATTGCTGTAACATAATACATATCTTTTTGTTTCAGGTTAGCTTTGGTCAATCAGAGGCAAAGGTTTGCTCACTGTTTTTCTTTGTCCTCTTGGCATCTCTTGTTTGATGTCTGTGTACAGTGAGGGATGTATgtgatgcattttttttttttgtcctcaCAAGCTCTACTTTCCAAAAAGTGAAATGGAGTGCAACATATCAGTTACTGACTTTTTGTATCTTTTGTTAGATAGAGGCCATTATGAATGACTTCATTCAGCTAAAAGCACAGTCTAATGTCTATGAAGCTGAAACTATGGTTGAAGGTCAGGATTCTTTTATGTCTGACACTTATGTTTAATATTTGAAAGTAAATCTTTATTCTGAACAGTCCAGCTTTCTCTTCACTTATGATTTTGCATGAGTAGGAACACTCGAGGGTTTTTCTTTTGACTCGGAAGATGAGGCTGACAAGATGCCTAAAGCTATTTCTCGCGAAACTGATCAAAATGAAGGCAATGAAGAACAGACAAATGGAAGAACTAAaggaaaagctgagaaatcatctgtatgttttgaaacctttttctgtCATTCGTTTCCATTTTCCAGAATCTATATATTCTGACTTTTGCAAGTCTTTAAATGTTTAAGAAGGAAAGTAATGaaaaggacaaaaaaaaaaaaaaaagcccaacATGCGTTCTAATTTGATATCATTTTTcaagtatttttaatttatggaGGGTCTGGATGCAGGGAGTGGTACAAAAGAAGGGTAAAACCGGAGGAAAAGCGCAGCCTGCAAAGAAAGTAAGAAAGAAAGCTCAAGTGTCAAAGAAAACCAAGACTAAGAAATGAGAGATCAATGTCTCTTTTGTTCTATTTTTTACATTACTTTGATCTTGCATAAATTAACACTAGCTGATGATAGAAGTATAGAAATCACAGTTGTGCTGGGTCTCGTTGCTTTCCAGAATTTACTTCAGAATTTCAAGTTCATGATTTTCCTACATGCCAGTGTAGAATATCTAGAATCAACATGTCAGCTTGGTACCTCACAGATGTCAAtggaaaattttgatttggacAAAGCTAGATGACTGCCAAGAATCATATGTTGTTGTTGTAGTAATAGAACTATGAACTATTTCAATTAACAGCATTTTGAGGATAGAATAGTGTTTGCCTTAAGCTGATCATTGTGGGTTGAATTTCTCATCCATGGGAGTACGAAAGCTTAGATTTTCCCCTGTCCTGTTTATTTTCTGCAAGATTTGCGCTTCTTAACCTGTTGGATCTATTCAGCAGAATGCTTCTTGCTGACGAGGCCATTTATGTTTTCAAGTATAGATtcaggacaaaaaaaaaaaaaaaaaatccacactGGACCACCAGTATATTATTGCAAATTTTGCGCAAAAATGTACTCTTTTTTCTTTATTAGAAAATAGGAAAAATTACTATAAGAAAAATTACTAGttagttttttaaattttaacgaAACTAATTTATCAGAAAATaggaaatttattatttaattcttaaattttaatgaaattagttatttaatttttatatcttgaaaaatataatatttagtctatatattttatttttattaaattgttcaattgtttattattattttttagtcaatacttattaaattaatatttagttattatattttaataaaattaattaattagtccttatattataaaaaatattattatttaatttatatattttcatgaaattaattaattactcactatattttgaaaatataatattttgcaaaatatatttcataatgaaaatgaaaattttattgtttaaatattaaatttgaatttaatttttttaattatttaagaattttgatttatttttttgagCATCATTTTTATGTCTTCtctattagaaaataatttttcaaattattagatttgaaaaaattgattaacttttttatgtatatagcttgtaccaatttttataaaaatatgaacAATAAGGAGAACATGAAAGAAAATGTTGTGGGCGTAGATGGGAAGAAATATGAagagaaaaatgaggaaaagacCATGAAAACTTTAGATATAAAAAATGGGAGGGACTAGAGAGTTAAGTAATTAAAttacattaattatatattttttaaaatacagagatcaactaattaatttcactaaaatagaactacccaatatttttttttgttacaaTTGGAATGTTATGAAAATAGGACAACCGCATATTAATTTAAAAGGATTAAATATAGCTTAAttgatgttaaaatttttttactagtaaaaaatttaataaaacaaattaaatagTATAACAAAAGTAAAGTGTAtggattaaataatatattttttaaaaaataaaaattaaataattaatttcaatatgtgaactaaataataatttcttttagtaataaaattatcatagaTGTCCATGTGTATTCCTAACTCCCAAAagtctatttatattttttaactcTTAGAACTCTAAATCTTTTAACTCTACATGAATTTATTCCTAGCATTATGTGAATTTACTTTGCCACATTTATATATCCCCATAAATAGATGTTTTGTATTTGAAGATGGACACTTAAGAGAAATGAAAGTGTAGAAATTCTATTCCTCTCTCAAAATCTTAGCCTCTTTTAAATTGTTCTTCTAACTTTATTTTATAAcaagattttaattttcaatttgtgTGTGGACCAAATGTGAATGTGCAAGTAGTCAATCCCTTTAGAATAAAGTTGTCAATTAAATTATTCACAATGCATCAATTTGACATGTGGCATTATATGTATGCTTAAAATAAAAGTATCATATTATTTCAAACACTACCCTAAAAGcaatttttcatataaaaaaaatatactaATAAAACACTACCCTAAAAGATAATTCAAGCAAAAAAATTTTATCAAGTCTTATCTATAGTACAAACACCTTattttaaacttaatatgaaATAATACATCCTCTCATACTCAAACATAGACATTTAGAGCATAAAATTTATAGACAAACATATCTACGAGTGACTCATCACTAAAATAAAATGGACTCTAATATCATACAAAGAAAATAAATCAGATTTAACTCTACTTAAAAACTAACTCAAGAAAAAatcttatatataaaataaataccttATCCTAAACATCATTTAGGTGTTAAGTTTGAAATGATTGCCTATGGATCACCTATTAAGTATTGTTGTTATgactattattattataaaaaattatttttaaatatattgaaaagaaactattaaaatttaattaaaattaaaattaaatttaatatgttcaaattataaaaattttaaaataatattaaaataaaaaatttaaattatattttaataatatttaaaattatatttttctatcAAAGAAggcttatataaatataaaactttcattaataatataaatataaattttaattatttctattttattgaaaacattataaaatattaataacaaaatcaagcttttgctgaatgactataaataatttatatatttattcatAAAAAGATACAAAGTAGCCGACATCAATGAGTGTTGCTTAGCACTCCAGAATAAAGTAAAATTCTCCTCTTTCTCTTCATATATATATGTTGTTGACGTAAAACATACTTTGTGActaacttatttttttttattaaaaatagatgaattaaattataatttttttcatacATAGCTATAAAGTATATAACACATGAGCTTGATATAATATATTCTtttttaaattcataaaatttattaaataatctcTCATACTTTAAACTATAAAGatataaacaacaaataatgGTATTTGGGTTGAGGGTGTGCATTCAATGGAGTGGATGATGGGGAATAAAGGTTACATGACCATAAAGGTGGAACTTGAGAAAGCATATGATAAATTAACTTGACAGTTTGTTTAAGATAACTTTATTAGATGCCTGGTTTCCCACAAAAACCTAATCTATGCTATTATGAAAGTAGTATGAATGGCCCTCCAATGGAAGCTTTTTCCCCTTCACAGGATATTGGACAGGATTGTCCACCGTCGCTTTATCTCTTTGGTCTGTGCATTAAGCACTTAGCCCAGCATATCAGATCATCAGCTTGGTTGGAGGAGTGGAAAGGGATGCACATTCGTAAATTGGCTCCtctctttacttttttttttttttttttggtgaatGACCTTATGTTTTTAGAAAATGGCTAAAAAAAATTCtaactttttataatttttacaagtataactttttttttttaacaattacaCCATCAACGAATTATTTGGACCTTATCGTTAAAAGCCCCGTTAACGATAGTTAACAGCATTACGTAATTAATTCATTCCCAATAAGTCAGGGTGTAAttgtaaaaacaaaaaaaaaaaagaatagggtacaattttaaaaataaaaatgttaagGGTGCAATTGTTAAAAAaggttaattaaaatttaatagttattttaaaaaaaattatttaaaaatttcccATTATACACGTTCATATAAGCTGATGctagaattaattaaaattcaaaagatttcttttgaaattttatttaataataataataataataataataataataataataataataattacacatTGTAAATACTATGAGATATATCCAAATGAAACACTTGCTAGATAAtgcaaataataaaaattgatgaCTTATTCTAATGATGAATGTGACACTTATTAAGggtaaataaataataagaaaataatttcttttaatagaaaattataaaataaaatttgtaaaaaagttatattaaaattgaaaaatgattatatttcattaataataaatattttgaaaatactaataatataaaaatttatttttcataagtAAAATGTTTGCattacaattaaaataaaaagtctTAATTATTTTAGAGCCGTACCTTATTCGATGCAAGGGCAAATATTAACTTTTGTGAATAAGGGAGATAATCTTCCCTTTTGATGGTTTCAGTCTCTCTTATAACTCCATTATCAACCTAATCAGAGAAGGTGGAAACGGTCTGCCAACAAAATAGGCTCTGGATACTTACCAAAACTCCGGTCTCACAAACTCTAGCATGACTTGTACGAGTCCTCTTAaggcttcttctttttcttcttcttcttcttctttccttgccTTCAGTTCCAGCCCTCCCTGGAAGTACCATGTGTTCTTGAGCTTCACGTATGAAGATAATCACCAAAATTTTGTTGGTTGTTTTTATAAAAAGTTAATCCAAAAAGGACTATACGCCATCAAAGATAGTGGACAAAGAGAGAGAGGCAAATCATCTTCACCAGAATTTAATCTGAAAGCCATTGAAGAATCAAGATTTTTGGTCGTCCTCCTCACTGAAAAGTAAGTTTCTTCCTCTCGGTGCTTGGATGAACTTGTTAAGATCATGGAATGCTGGGAGACAATTAACGGACAAGTAGTTGTACCCATTTTCTATAACGTTGATCCATCTGCTATAATCGAGTTCCAGAGAGGCAGTACTGCAGCAGAAGCCTCTGTGAAGCTCGAAGAAAATTTCATGGAGGAGAGGGAAAAAATGCAAAGATGGAGGGAAGCTCTAACAAAAGTGGCCACCACAACATACGGTTGGGTTTCACGTGGAtggtaattttaaaatcttaatttaTTCCATTGTTCTATTAATTAACCAAGTTAATTATATTTTAGATCATCGTCAAGAGTttaaattagaaataaattgaTATTTTCTTTTTGGTATTTCAGAAATATTTTAAGGGGATGGAGATATTGGGGTTTGAACCTTAGATCCTTTAATATTTCTCTTATTTTTCCACTTTTGTTGgtaattagaatttttttttatatattaaacttTGATTATGCTAAAGGCAAATGATCAGGTAATGACTTTAACCACTCAATTTGTAATTGAGATAGCATTAATTGTCCTTTTAACATATAGTGAAGAAGTTGCAGCTAGtaattaattttggatttttCTGTGTTTTAGTTTTTACAACTTCATCCGAGTCCGATTCAACTTCATAATCTAGCTATGGCTATCCTTTTCACTTACATCTATACAGTTTGATTACAGTAATTATGTAGGTATGTCGAGCTAGGCGTTATAGCTTGGCATTAACGCCAAGGACTAGAAAAACGTGCCAGGGGAGTATGAGTTCATGAGTTGctttgatttttatttatttatttttttaaccaaGTCAAAGATCATAAAAATTTTGTTTTTTCATTGCTTGTTTGCCCAAGGCAGGGAGGAGACAATGTTCATAGAGGAAATTGTAAGAGATATTTCAGATAAATTACATTATACATCATCAAGAGATACTTGCAACCTGGTTGGAATGGGTACCCACATAACAGAAATGGAAAAGATATTATGCTTGGAGTCGAATGCTGTCCATATGGTAGGAATCTGGGGCATGGGTGGCATAGGAAAAACAACAATTGCCAAGTTTATTTATGACAGGATTTGTAGCCAATTTCAAGTTCATTGCTTTCTTGCAAATGTTAAAGAGGATTTCAGAAACCTTGGCGCTGCAGCTTTACGAGAGAAACTTCTTTGCAAAGGCTTATTGCTAGAAAGAAAACTTCTGAATAGATGGACCTTTAATGCTGGTTTTAATATGATCAAGAAAAGGCTCTGTCACAAAAAGGTTCTTGTTGTTCTTGATGATGTGGATGATTGGAAGCAGTTGGAAATCTTTGTCAATGGATCTGCTTGGTTCGGTCCAGGAAGTAGGATCATCATCACCACTCGCGATAAACACTTGCTAGAAGCACATGGAGTGAAGAATATATATCAGGTTTCATATCTGAAAAATGATCAAGCCCTTCAGCTGTTTAGTCAATATGCATTCAAACAAAACAATCCCAGAATGGAGTACTTAGAGCTGTCAGAACGGTTTTCATTTTATGCTAAAGGTCTACCCTTGGCTTTGAAGGTGTTGGGTTCTTTTCTCAACGATAAAAGCATACTCGAGTGGCAAACTGTTCAAGATAAGCTCACAATAATTCCTGACTTGAGAATTCATGATGTGCTAAGAGTAAGCTTTGATGATTTGGATGATACACAAAGGGATGTATTTCTTGATATTGCATGCTTTTTCAATGGTTGGGACATGAAAATTGCAAGAGATATTCTAGAATGTTGTGGTTTCTTTCCAGATATTGCACTTGCAGTTCTCAAGGACAGAGCTCTTATAACCACTTCAGATGATATGTTGTTGATGCATGATATGTTACAGGAAATGGGTCAGGAAATTGTACGACAGCAATCCAAGGAAGAGCCTGGAGAACGTAGTAGGTTGTGGATTCCTGAGGATATTTACCAAGTATTAACGACAGAAAGGGTAAGAATAACTATAATGCATGTTCTGTATTCTGTGATATATTACAAAAGAATATATATTTGCCTGATAGTTTGATCATTCTTTGAAAGAAGAAGCAATTCTTTCTAGATAATTCTGTCACTTGTACATATTATTCGTCTACAGGGGACCAGAACAGTTGAAGGCATATCCTTGGACATGTCTAAAACAAGAGACATGCACTTGCAACCCAGTGCCTTTACAGGAATGAGCCATCTTAGATTGCTCAATTTCTATCTGCATGATTCATCTACAGGCTACAAAGCTAAAGTGCACCTTCCTCATGGCCTTCAATCTCTTTCTCATCAGCTGAGGTATCTCCATTGGCATGGATTTCCTATGAAATCTTTGCCGTCAAATTTTTGCACCGAGAAGCTTGTTGCACTTGAGCTACCTTACTGTAGGGCTGGACAACTCTGGACGGGAATACAGGCATGCTTTTATAACTTAATAAGTGTTTTACACTTTTTATCTTCTCTTTTCTTTCCCTAGGGCTTGTTTGGTTGAGTCAACTCAGAAAGTTCAAGTTTTCAGGATGTGCTAAAATTTTATTGTTTAGTTGACCATATGCCTTGACTTCCTGGGAGATCAAGGCTCTCATTTCCTTCGCTGGACTTCCCTAACCCACTTCCCAGAAAGTAGGCCATTTGAGCCAAACGAGCCCTTGGTTTTGCAATCTAAATTGCAAGTTCAAGATGCTAACTTTCTAGTTACGCTAATTAATTTCCCTTGTCAATTACGACAGCCTCTTGTGAATTTAAAAAGGATTAGCCTACCTCAGAGCAAATACTTGACTACTATTCCTGATCTCTCAGAGGCCATAAATATTGAGAGTATTGATCTTCAAGGTTGTAAAAGTTTGGTTGAGCTTCCCTCGTCTATTCAGTATCTTAGCAAGTTGGAGCACCTCAATCTTAGACTTTGTAAGGCCCTTAAAAATCTTCCTTGCAGAATTGATTCAAAATTCCTTCGAGAATTTCATTTAACAAAGTGCTATAACGTCAATACATGTCCAGAGATTTTtggaaatttgaaaaatttagatttgagctGGACAGCGGTAAAAGAACTA
This is a stretch of genomic DNA from Hevea brasiliensis isolate MT/VB/25A 57/8 chromosome 12, ASM3005281v1, whole genome shotgun sequence. It encodes these proteins:
- the LOC131168898 gene encoding disease resistance protein RUN1-like isoform X1: MECWETINGQVVVPIFYNVDPSAIIEFQRGSTAAEASVKLEENFMEEREKMQRWREALTKVATTTYGWVSRGWEETMFIEEIVRDISDKLHYTSSRDTCNLVGMGTHITEMEKILCLESNAVHMVGIWGMGGIGKTTIAKFIYDRICSQFQVHCFLANVKEDFRNLGAAALREKLLCKGLLLERKLLNRWTFNAGFNMIKKRLCHKKVLVVLDDVDDWKQLEIFVNGSAWFGPGSRIIITTRDKHLLEAHGVKNIYQVSYLKNDQALQLFSQYAFKQNNPRMEYLELSERFSFYAKGLPLALKVLGSFLNDKSILEWQTVQDKLTIIPDLRIHDVLRVSFDDLDDTQRDVFLDIACFFNGWDMKIARDILECCGFFPDIALAVLKDRALITTSDDMLLMHDMLQEMGQEIVRQQSKEEPGERSRLWIPEDIYQVLTTERGTRTVEGISLDMSKTRDMHLQPSAFTGMSHLRLLNFYLHDSSTGYKAKVHLPHGLQSLSHQLRYLHWHGFPMKSLPSNFCTEKLVALELPYCRAGQLWTGIQPLVNLKRISLPQSKYLTTIPDLSEAINIESIDLQGCKSLVELPSSIQYLSKLEHLNLRLCKALKNLPCRIDSKFLREFHLTKCYNVNTCPEIFGNLKNLDLSWTAVKELPASIFKLTDLSYLDLTGCSKITKFPEASVFLKYLYLSETAIEEVPQSIQFLTGLVTLKLTNNKKLLSLSSSICKLKCLKTLDLSGCSKFECFPEILEPMEVLATLRVSQTAIKYLPSPIENVKFLETLHLNECKNLVSLPSNIHQLSRLEEIDLTYCKGLLSLPKLPSSLILLKANNCESLENLSSRSKCNFECIHFANCFKLDLKADAHLAIQLIASKFREVGNQSRILFPGIEIPQWFHHQNVGSLVTVQLPSHRHQLKGIAFCIVIALEGSQSLPDIIFPIACWINCDCRVKADNFEGNAVIGSWQCFDIDVHLLESDHVLLWYDPHSETSQTGLMDEKGWFNKYSGHEVSFDFCFQGLPELIHMLHCNIKNCGVRLLYVEANSKPSSMFDSDTEEEESNSKRIKYSND
- the LOC131168898 gene encoding disease resistance protein RUN1-like isoform X2, with the protein product MSCFDFYLFIFLTKSKIIKILFFHCLFAQGREETMFIEEIVRDISDKLHYTSSRDTCNLVGMGTHITEMEKILCLESNAVHMVGIWGMGGIGKTTIAKFIYDRICSQFQVHCFLANVKEDFRNLGAAALREKLLCKGLLLERKLLNRWTFNAGFNMIKKRLCHKKVLVVLDDVDDWKQLEIFVNGSAWFGPGSRIIITTRDKHLLEAHGVKNIYQVSYLKNDQALQLFSQYAFKQNNPRMEYLELSERFSFYAKGLPLALKVLGSFLNDKSILEWQTVQDKLTIIPDLRIHDVLRVSFDDLDDTQRDVFLDIACFFNGWDMKIARDILECCGFFPDIALAVLKDRALITTSDDMLLMHDMLQEMGQEIVRQQSKEEPGERSRLWIPEDIYQVLTTERGTRTVEGISLDMSKTRDMHLQPSAFTGMSHLRLLNFYLHDSSTGYKAKVHLPHGLQSLSHQLRYLHWHGFPMKSLPSNFCTEKLVALELPYCRAGQLWTGIQPLVNLKRISLPQSKYLTTIPDLSEAINIESIDLQGCKSLVELPSSIQYLSKLEHLNLRLCKALKNLPCRIDSKFLREFHLTKCYNVNTCPEIFGNLKNLDLSWTAVKELPASIFKLTDLSYLDLTGCSKITKFPEASVFLKYLYLSETAIEEVPQSIQFLTGLVTLKLTNNKKLLSLSSSICKLKCLKTLDLSGCSKFECFPEILEPMEVLATLRVSQTAIKYLPSPIENVKFLETLHLNECKNLVSLPSNIHQLSRLEEIDLTYCKGLLSLPKLPSSLILLKANNCESLENLSSRSKCNFECIHFANCFKLDLKADAHLAIQLIASKFREVGNQSRILFPGIEIPQWFHHQNVGSLVTVQLPSHRHQLKGIAFCIVIALEGSQSLPDIIFPIACWINCDCRVKADNFEGNAVIGSWQCFDIDVHLLESDHVLLWYDPHSETSQTGLMDEKGWFNKYSGHEVSFDFCFQGLPELIHMLHCNIKNCGVRLLYVEANSKPSSMFDSDTEEEESNSKRIKYSND